The Cottoperca gobio chromosome 5, fCotGob3.1, whole genome shotgun sequence region aaaaaaatatcagtatttgttttaattgggTACATTACTTCTGAGGATTTTGATATCATCGACGGGCCGATCTTGACCGCTCGTCTCCACCATGCCAATGCGGTTCAATGTGCTCATCCCCTGACATACTCTTCCAAAAATACTGTGCTTTCCATCCAACCACTGAGTGGGTCCAAGAGTGAAGAAGAACTGGCTTCCGTTTGTGTCCGGCCCTGCGTTGGCCATCGCCAGAATACCAGCACCTAACAAATGAAATGAGTTACAATTTTGTGACGTTTTGCTGTTAAAAGTCCCTCAAGTGTCACATAAATACTAAATGTTAGGAATCCAACACTAAATtactaaaacactaaaaacaactTTTGCATAACATTTGATACATATCAACTTTAGTAAATGGATTTGAATACCCACTGAGTTACCAGTTTATAGGTACACTTTGCTAAAAACTAATGCAGTTTAATACATCAGCAAAGCAACAAATCATacctttatttttgaaaaaaaaacacaagacattaaggccctgtcacacatatccgtatgacagaaacgtatgccgacGCATACcaatatttgtcagagtccaaatacatccaactttttatcggatcggaaaagtgaacaaatacagatatgcatgtctaacctattgatatcgtatcacttcctaatacaaaatgtcagacaaatgcccaacgaatgcataacgtatacaaaatatcggcaacacgcgttcagcattctagccgttctccagcatcagcatgacgtgaaccagatggcacttttccttCAAACGATGACATCTTactcttaatttatatcaacctattgccaatatttcgtcatacgtttctgtcatacggatatgtgtgacagggcctttaaggaCTCAGTACTAACACAAATACTAATAAATGAAACTAAAGGTTGCAGAaggcttttctttatttacaaacCTACATTGGTCTCCTTCACATCTAGCACCTTGTATTCAATTTGGTATTTTCTAACTGCAATTACCTGTGAATTTCAGTTCTGGGCTCAGCTCATCTTCAAACTGTTTACCAAATATGGAAGCACCACCGCGACCTGTTAGAAAAACAAAGATCAGTAAACTACAGATTAACTTTCAAGTGAGGTAACTGAACAAggcaataaacaataataaacattgaACTGTGAAGTTCAATATGGCTCTGTATATATTCCACTCTTGTTGTTTTGCCAAAAAGCAAGTTTGTATTGAGATGTACTCATTTCTTGAAAGTTACCATGGAAGAACTATATAATTTggtaaaaataaagacaaagttcTGAAACGGTTTTTGAGTTTAGTTCAGAGAAACTTCCTTGAGAGAAGTGCtccatttaataaataatcattcttcattcatttaaaaataataattctccATATATGTTGAATTGTGTTTGCCTGTACATTTCACAATACTAACTGAACACCTCAACGAGTGCCATTTGCGTAGTTCTTTCCAGGAAACCTTCACTAGACCAAACCAtaaaaaaacagatataaaGTGTTGTATGTGAT contains the following coding sequences:
- the ppil1 gene encoding peptidyl-prolyl cis-trans isomerase-like 1 is translated as MSGIPADTWQPPTVALDTTMGTVVVELYWRHAPKTCKNFAELARRGYYTNTKFHRIIKDFMVQGGDPTGTGRGGASIFGKQFEDELSPELKFTGAGILAMANAGPDTNGSQFFFTLGPTQWLDGKHSIFGRVCQGMSTLNRIGMVETSGQDRPVDDIKILRSNVPN